Proteins encoded together in one Porites lutea chromosome 2, jaPorLute2.1, whole genome shotgun sequence window:
- the LOC140926376 gene encoding uncharacterized protein, which translates to MIRHPCNTLVGGPSGSGKSTWTRRLLRHADQLMYPPPRVKHYCYGAWQPAFDEMKQEKVQFHEGLSTSEELDQWFGPTQGGLLVLDDLMDEGANDKRVLDLFSKHSHHRNISVLFLCQDLFPPGKFAKTISRNAHYIVAFKNPRDQVGMRTLALQAFPNDWSHVMNIFRECTQRPFGYLMLDLHPASDDRYRLFTNVLPEEGPTETYERQG; encoded by the coding sequence ATGATTCGACATCCCTGCAACACGTTGGTGGGCGGCCCGTCGGGGAGCGGAAAATCGACGTGGACGCGCCGTTTGTTACGGCACGCCGATCAATTGATGTACCCCCCTCCTCGGGTGAAACATTATTGTTACGGGGCCTGGCAACCGGCCTTTGACGAGATGAAGCAAGAGAAGGTGCAGTTTCACGAAGGACTGTCCACGTCGGAGGAGTTGGACCAATGGTTCGGTCCCACGCAAGGGGGACTCTTGGTGTTGGACGATCTCATGGACGAAGGCGCCAACgacaaacgcgtgttggatCTCTTTTCCAAGCACTCGCATCATCGGAACATCAGCGTCCTCTTCCTGTGCCAGGATCTATTCCCGCCCGGCAAATTCGCCAAAACCATTTCGCGCAACGCCCATTACATCGTGGCGTTCAAGAACCCGCGGGATCAAGTGGGGATGCGCACCTTGGCGCTGCAAGCCTTTCCCAACGACTGGTCGCACGTGATGAACATCTTTCGCGAATGCACCCAACGCCCTTTTGGCTATTTAATGCTGGACCTGCATCCCGCGTCAGACGATCGGTACCGTCTCTTCACCAACGTGTTACCGGAGGAAGGACCGACGGAAACCTATGAACGACAAGGATGA
- the LOC140926377 gene encoding uncharacterized protein F54H12.2-like, producing MVPYHKLSTSITPMKFSVQALEDYVDLNRSYFVIDLRLYSSSQNGIVADANAASDANNTRFVYAVNNLAHTIFKQINLRFNGTLMTEQTDTYAYSAYFQTLLNYHRDDGETLLQPQGWVNFLNVTASLAAAGVNDDISTTANWAHGDTNLLKTLTTPFRNNNVVRLVMRPYLPAFHTGKIMVPGVEMNFELHFNSPDFYTFSTLTSGTGAKRYVTLREQDVDITLHLCRLNLNPDVYGSLETERKIRKQVVKYPVVCDQIRSFTFNGTTTVWQQDNLFLGRVPQRMIVGILDSTAFNGDKEKYPFAFQKKGVTSVRQFIEGEEYPYVTLELNGANNRKDRLGYYRFLEAAGAVPKHREFMVKPDEWGQDKNCTLFMWNNVPSGDADGRKLNPKQTGNVRLEIKFRAALNANITILVWGEFEGVIYIDHLGAVTYDNKV from the coding sequence ATGGTACCCTACCACAAATTGAGTACCAGCATCACGCCCATGAAGTTCTCGGTGCAGGCCTTGGAAGATTACGTGGATTTGAATCGCAGTTATTTCGTCATCGACCTGCGGTTGTATTCGTCGTCCCAGAACGGCATCGTGGCCGATGCCAATGCGGCGTCGGATGCCAACAACACCCGGTTCGTGTACGCCGTCAACAACTTGGCCCACACCATCTTCAAGCAGATCAACTTGCGGTTCAATGGCACCCTGATGACCGAACAGACCGACACGTACGCCTACTCGGCCTATTTCCAGACGCTGCTCAACTACCACCGCGACGATGGAGAAACGTTGTTGCAGCCTCAAGGTTGGGTCAATTTCTTGAACGTCACGGCTTCGCTGGCCGCCGCGGGCGTCAACGACGACATCAGTACCACGGCGAACTGGGCCCATGGGGACACCAACCTGCTCAAGACCCTGACCACCCCGTTCCGAAACAACAACGTGGTCCGTTTGGTCATGCGACCGTACCTGCCTGCCTTCCACACGGGCAAGATTATGGTGCccggggtggaaatgaatttCGAACTGCACTTCAACAGTCCCGATTTCTATACCTTTAGCACGCTGACCAGTGGTACCGGCGCCAAGCGGTACGTAACGTTGCGAGAGCAAGATGTGGACATCACCTTGCACTTGTGCCGACTGAACCTTAACCCGGATGTCTACGGGTCCCTGGAAACTGAGCGCAAGATCCGCAAGCAGGTGGTCAAGTACCCGGTGGTGTGTGATCAGATTCGCTCGTTCACGTTCAACGGGACCACCACCGTGTGGCAGCAAGATAATTTGTTCTTGGGCAGAGTCCCCCAGCGCATGATCGTGGGGATCTTGGACAGCACGGCCTTCAATGGGGACAAAGAAAAGTATCCGTTTGCCTTCCAGAAGAAAGGGGTGACGTCCGTGCGTCAGTTTATCGAGGGGGAAGAGTACCCGTACGTCACCCTGGAACTGAACGGGGCCAATAACCGCAAAGATCGACTGGGGTATTATCGGTTCTTGGAAGCCGCCGGGGCCGTGCCCAAACATCGCGAGTTCATGGTCAAACCGGACGAGTGGGGACAAGACAAGAATTGCACCTTGTTCATGTGGAACAACGTGCCCAGCGGGGATGCGGATGGGCGCAAACTCAATCCCAAGCAGACCGGCAACGTGCGTCTGGAGATCAAGTTCAGAGCGGCCCTGAATGCCAACATCACCATCTTGGTGTGGGGCGAATTTGAAGGCGTCATCTACATCGATCACTTGGGTGCCGTGACGTATGATAACAAAGTGTAA